Proteins encoded within one genomic window of Candidatus Syntrophocurvum alkaliphilum:
- a CDS encoding cobalt-precorrin 5A hydrolase — protein sequence MSEKGANLGFQIAQELENADIYLPNRLKLIYRELDNSTKFFHEFKETFSQAFKSSTALICIMASGIVVRHLAPIIESKQKDPAILVIDEKGEHIISLLSGHIGGANHLAEEIAKLIGGQAIITTSSDVHKKPALDVLGVEMDAFIEPMSFIKKFSRYLIEDETVYIYSPWDIAKNLKKDFTWQNWSIENEKIKEPAVIVSPYIFESKSDEILLVKPRNLIVGIGFRKGLSAEEIHDAIESVFYNFNLDLKCIKALSSIDFKTEEQGLRSAANFLNVPLMSVSKEEIALLDGSYEASKRVKNEIGVGGVCEPAAKISAGQGIIVVPKQKMEKVTISIAMEKSWWWDWDPEIKNS from the coding sequence TTGAGTGAAAAAGGAGCAAATCTAGGGTTTCAAATTGCTCAAGAATTAGAAAACGCAGATATATATCTACCTAATAGATTGAAACTTATTTATAGAGAATTAGATAATAGTACTAAATTTTTCCATGAATTTAAAGAAACTTTTAGTCAAGCTTTTAAGTCTAGTACTGCTTTGATTTGTATTATGGCTAGTGGAATTGTAGTAAGACACTTAGCACCAATTATAGAATCAAAGCAAAAAGATCCGGCTATTTTAGTTATTGATGAAAAAGGTGAACATATTATAAGTTTACTATCAGGGCATATAGGTGGGGCTAATCACTTAGCAGAGGAAATAGCAAAATTAATAGGGGGTCAAGCCATTATTACAACTTCATCTGATGTGCATAAAAAGCCAGCCTTAGATGTTTTAGGTGTAGAAATGGATGCCTTTATAGAACCTATGTCATTTATAAAGAAATTTTCTCGTTACCTAATTGAGGATGAAACTGTATATATTTATAGTCCATGGGATATAGCAAAAAACTTAAAGAAGGATTTTACTTGGCAGAATTGGTCAATCGAAAACGAAAAAATAAAAGAACCCGCAGTAATAGTAAGCCCTTATATTTTTGAATCTAAAAGTGATGAAATACTTTTAGTTAAACCTCGCAATTTAATAGTAGGGATAGGATTCCGTAAGGGACTTTCGGCAGAAGAAATTCATGATGCTATTGAATCTGTATTTTACAACTTTAATCTAGATTTAAAGTGTATAAAGGCTTTAAGTAGTATTGACTTTAAAACAGAAGAACAAGGACTAAGAAGTGCTGCTAATTTCTTAAACGTGCCGTTGATGTCTGTTTCTAAGGAAGAAATAGCACTTTTAGATGGAAGTTATGAAGCTTCAAAAAGGGTTAAAAATGAAATAGGAGTTGGTGGAGTGTGCGAACCAGCAGCCAAAATATCAGCCGGACAGGGGATAATAGTAGTTCCCAAACAAAAAATGGAGAAAGTAACTATAAGTATAGCAATGGAAAAATCTTGGTGGTGGGATTGGGACCCGGAGATCAAGAATTCTTAG
- the cobJ gene encoding precorrin-3B C(17)-methyltransferase: protein MVGLGPGDQEFLAGKTIEVIKMADAVVGYKSYVKLIENLVENKKVVSSGMKQEQKRAEKAIELANEGKNVVVVSSGDPGIYGMAGLLLELTPPNLEVEIIPGITAASAAASILGAPLINDFAVVSLSDLLTPWELINKRLNAAGQGDFAIVLYNPRSQGRREQIEWACEILLKYKDPKTPVGIVRNAKRGETKAVITTLGKMLQEEIDMLTTVIIGNSDTRIINGKMVTARGYK, encoded by the coding sequence GTGGTGGGATTGGGACCCGGAGATCAAGAATTCTTAGCAGGTAAGACTATAGAAGTTATAAAAATGGCGGATGCAGTTGTAGGTTATAAAAGTTATGTTAAACTTATTGAAAATTTAGTTGAAAATAAAAAAGTAGTTAGTTCTGGCATGAAACAAGAACAAAAAAGAGCCGAGAAAGCAATTGAATTAGCCAATGAAGGTAAAAACGTTGTGGTTGTAAGCAGTGGTGATCCAGGAATTTACGGAATGGCTGGATTATTATTAGAGCTTACTCCACCCAATTTGGAAGTAGAAATAATTCCTGGTATTACGGCAGCATCTGCAGCAGCTTCAATATTAGGAGCACCTCTTATAAATGATTTTGCGGTAGTAAGCTTAAGTGATTTACTTACTCCATGGGAGTTAATTAATAAACGTTTAAATGCTGCAGGACAGGGTGATTTTGCAATAGTTTTATATAACCCACGCAGTCAAGGGCGTAGGGAGCAAATAGAATGGGCTTGTGAAATACTTTTGAAATATAAAGATCCTAAGACTCCAGTAGGCATAGTTCGTAATGCAAAAAGAGGTGAAACAAAAGCAGTTATAACAACATTAGGAAAAATGCTACAAGAAGAAATAGATATGCTAACAACTGTTATTATAGGAAACTCAGACACCAGAATAATAAATGGCAAAATGGTTACAGCAAGAGGATATAAATAA
- a CDS encoding acetyl-CoA hydrolase/transferase family protein, whose product MNYKELYRRKVVSVEEALQEIKSHHEVVCGLAACEPVALLSELHTIKDRVEDVSVVTALLMGKYEFYMNPEMKGHFLLNNWFYTDGPREAHSLGTVSYVPMQLHQFSSKRLAYRKPNVFLGCASPMDKHGYVSLSLSTVMEKDIIENSDLVILETNPNLPRTFGDTHVHISEIDYIVETDRSIPELPAMKIDEKDHIIGSYVADLIEDGSTIQIGLGSIPGAVALSLSHKKDLGVHTEMLTDCILDLYEAGAITNRRKTLWKDKIITGLALGSRRLYDFLDDNMLVEFHRSSVVNDPRVIAKNNKMVSINSALQMDLTGQCCAESVGARQFSGTGGHKEFANGSQESLGGKSILAFHSSTKKDTISRIVPLFEEGTIVTTSRVDVDYIVTEYGVACLRGRSVQERVKELINIAHPNFRDYLRSEAKRKLIW is encoded by the coding sequence ATGAATTATAAAGAGTTATATCGTAGAAAAGTTGTTTCTGTTGAGGAGGCTTTACAAGAGATTAAAAGTCATCATGAAGTTGTTTGTGGATTAGCAGCCTGTGAACCTGTTGCACTTTTAAGTGAATTACATACTATCAAAGACAGGGTGGAGGATGTATCAGTTGTAACGGCCCTTTTAATGGGTAAATATGAATTTTATATGAATCCTGAAATGAAAGGACACTTTTTATTAAACAACTGGTTTTATACTGATGGACCCAGAGAGGCGCACTCTTTAGGTACTGTTTCTTATGTTCCAATGCAATTGCATCAGTTTAGTAGTAAACGCTTGGCTTATAGAAAACCAAATGTTTTCTTAGGCTGTGCTTCACCAATGGATAAACATGGTTATGTATCCTTATCACTAAGTACGGTAATGGAAAAAGATATTATAGAAAATTCCGATTTGGTAATACTAGAAACAAATCCAAATCTTCCAAGAACCTTTGGGGATACACATGTTCATATTTCTGAGATTGATTATATAGTAGAAACTGATAGAAGCATACCAGAATTACCTGCAATGAAAATAGATGAAAAGGACCATATAATTGGTTCATATGTTGCAGACCTTATAGAAGATGGATCTACTATTCAAATAGGTTTAGGTAGTATTCCGGGTGCAGTAGCATTAAGTCTTAGTCACAAAAAGGATTTGGGTGTTCATACTGAGATGTTAACTGATTGTATATTAGATCTATATGAGGCTGGTGCTATAACTAATAGGCGAAAAACCTTATGGAAGGACAAAATTATAACTGGATTAGCACTAGGGAGCCGTCGTTTATATGACTTTTTAGATGATAATATGCTAGTAGAATTTCATCGTTCTAGTGTAGTTAATGATCCTAGAGTTATTGCTAAAAATAACAAAATGGTTTCAATTAATTCAGCTCTCCAAATGGATTTAACCGGTCAATGCTGTGCTGAATCAGTTGGAGCACGGCAGTTTAGTGGAACTGGTGGACATAAAGAGTTTGCTAATGGTTCGCAGGAATCACTAGGAGGAAAGTCAATATTGGCATTCCATTCATCAACTAAAAAGGACACTATTTCTAGGATAGTTCCTTTGTTTGAGGAAGGTACTATAGTTACAACCTCAAGGGTAGATGTAGACTATATAGTTACTGAATATGGAGTAGCCTGTTTAAGGGGTAGGTCAGTACAGGAAAGGGTTAAAGAGTTAATTAATATTGCTCACCCAAATTTTAGAGACTACTTAAGAAGTGAAGCAAAGAGAAAACTAATATGGTAA
- a CDS encoding sirohydrochlorin chelatase: MKEGIILLGHGSRRKEANEEIRQITELFKKNNNDKVYETAFLSNAKPDMEEAADILVSKGIEKIVMMPVFLVEGIHIKEDIPEVIEKLKNKYPNIEFLIAKHIGPHPSLVNIVQERIDEAAGS, encoded by the coding sequence GTGAAAGAAGGAATTATTTTATTAGGGCATGGTAGTCGGAGAAAAGAAGCTAATGAAGAAATAAGACAGATTACTGAACTTTTTAAAAAGAACAACAACGACAAGGTATATGAAACTGCATTTTTATCAAATGCAAAACCCGACATGGAGGAAGCTGCTGATATTTTAGTAAGTAAAGGTATAGAGAAAATAGTTATGATGCCAGTTTTCTTAGTAGAAGGAATACATATCAAAGAAGATATTCCTGAAGTTATTGAAAAATTAAAAAACAAGTATCCAAATATAGAATTTCTTATAGCTAAACACATTGGTCCTCATCCTAGTTTAGTAAATATTGTTCAAGAAAGAATTGATGAAGCGGCAGGAAGCTAA
- the cobU gene encoding bifunctional adenosylcobinamide kinase/adenosylcobinamide-phosphate guanylyltransferase, with the protein MHETIMFIGGSSSGKSSLAEKKTAEYAHQLNIPVYYIATGIQCDEEFLNRIEKHKARRPSSWKTIEEPLSLYEVFHSKKDEEAIFLLDGIGTWVTNLMYHIGSIESFDWNKEKETLFYNQLNLFLKVLKQIKGIVIIVADEVGMDVVPISKEARVFRDLNGITNQHLADIVDDAYFIVSGLSLKLK; encoded by the coding sequence ATGCATGAAACAATTATGTTTATTGGAGGAAGCAGTAGTGGAAAGAGCAGTTTAGCAGAAAAAAAGACAGCTGAATACGCTCATCAATTAAATATTCCTGTGTATTATATCGCTACAGGTATTCAATGTGATGAAGAATTTTTAAATCGAATAGAAAAACATAAAGCTAGAAGACCAAGTAGTTGGAAAACGATTGAAGAACCCTTAAGCTTATATGAAGTTTTCCATTCTAAAAAGGATGAAGAGGCAATATTCCTACTTGATGGAATAGGTACTTGGGTTACAAACCTAATGTATCATATAGGCTCTATAGAATCATTTGATTGGAATAAAGAGAAAGAAACCCTTTTTTACAATCAACTTAATTTATTTCTTAAGGTTCTCAAACAAATAAAAGGTATTGTTATTATTGTAGCTGATGAAGTAGGGATGGATGTAGTTCCTATAAGTAAAGAAGCAAGAGTATTTAGAGATTTAAATGGAATTACTAATCAACACCTAGCTGATATAGTAGATGATGCATACTTTATAGTAAGTGGTCTTTCTCTTAAACTAAAATAA
- the cbiT gene encoding precorrin-6Y C5,15-methyltransferase (decarboxylating) subunit CbiT — translation MNKHLLVPGISNELFEKLDGVPITKEEIRVLVLSKLQLFSEAVLYDIGSGSGSIAIESKLIDPKIEVYAVEKNPNGIKAIEKNCNKFGVDINTIQGSAPDALLDLPPADRIFIGGSGGNLIDILNLCDIKLKPGGQIVLNSVTMNTGPQAVSFWQEKSYKWQAATVNISITSSDKKALIWEARNPVTIITAEKEES, via the coding sequence ATGAATAAACATTTATTAGTTCCTGGCATTAGTAATGAATTATTTGAAAAATTAGATGGTGTACCTATAACTAAGGAAGAAATAAGGGTATTAGTTCTTTCTAAACTACAGCTTTTTTCAGAAGCTGTTTTATATGATATAGGTTCAGGTTCAGGTTCTATTGCCATAGAAAGCAAATTAATTGATCCTAAAATAGAAGTTTATGCAGTAGAAAAGAACCCTAATGGAATTAAAGCGATTGAAAAAAACTGCAATAAATTTGGAGTTGACATAAATACAATCCAGGGTAGTGCACCAGATGCCCTATTAGATTTACCTCCTGCAGATAGAATATTTATTGGGGGAAGTGGAGGAAACTTAATCGACATACTTAATCTTTGTGATATAAAGTTAAAACCGGGTGGTCAAATAGTATTAAATTCTGTAACTATGAATACAGGGCCACAGGCTGTTTCATTTTGGCAAGAAAAGAGTTATAAATGGCAGGCAGCAACAGTTAACATTTCAATTACTTCATCAGATAAAAAGGCACTTATTTGGGAGGCTAGAAACCCTGTTACCATTATTACAGCTGAAAAGGAGGAAAGCTAA
- the cbiE gene encoding precorrin-6y C5,15-methyltransferase (decarboxylating) subunit CbiE, with protein MSNKVTIVGTGPGDIRYITPMALEKIKNADVLVGPKRLLDELATPQQIQIFLNKNLKEITENIYKYQNNKKVVVMVSGDTGLFSYANYLSSYIEAKYLEIIPGISSVQLMFARLKRSWENAQMISVHGRNDENLVQKIKSNPISAVLTGNPWTVTEISKHLLKHGVPNLDVAVGKDLSYPEEQIIYSNLEELTKDRADYNNSVMVIFNE; from the coding sequence TTGAGTAACAAAGTAACAATAGTGGGCACAGGTCCAGGTGATATAAGGTATATTACTCCAATGGCACTTGAAAAAATTAAGAATGCTGATGTATTAGTAGGACCTAAAAGACTATTAGATGAACTTGCCACACCACAACAAATTCAAATTTTCTTAAACAAAAATTTAAAAGAAATCACTGAAAATATATATAAGTATCAAAACAACAAAAAAGTAGTAGTAATGGTCAGTGGTGATACTGGATTGTTTAGTTATGCTAACTACTTAAGTAGTTATATAGAAGCTAAATACTTAGAAATAATTCCGGGTATAAGTTCTGTACAGCTTATGTTTGCTCGTTTAAAGCGATCTTGGGAAAATGCACAGATGATTAGTGTGCATGGTAGAAATGATGAAAATTTAGTCCAAAAAATAAAAAGCAATCCAATTTCAGCTGTATTAACAGGTAATCCATGGACAGTTACTGAAATTTCTAAGCATTTATTAAAACATGGAGTGCCAAACTTAGATGTAGCAGTAGGGAAAGATTTATCCTATCCAGAGGAACAGATAATATATTCTAATTTAGAAGAACTTACGAAAGATAGGGCAGATTATAACAATTCTGTAATGGTGATATTTAATGAATAA
- the cobM gene encoding precorrin-4 C(11)-methyltransferase, whose translation MIYFVGAGPGDPELITVKGKNALEAADLVIYTGSLINEELLKYCRSDAELINSAGLDLVEMIDLMEKANNEGKYVVRLHTGDPSLYGAIGEQANILSQKDIPFENIPGVSSFLAAAASVKRQYTIPDGSQTVIITRIEGRTPVPEKEQLSKLAEHQASMVIFLSVSMIDNVVEELLQEYKPDTPIAVVEKASWPDERVVKGTLSNIAQLVKENQITKTALILVGEFLEKTGVSKLYSKDFEHEYRASK comes from the coding sequence ATGATTTATTTTGTAGGAGCAGGTCCTGGAGATCCTGAACTTATTACGGTAAAAGGTAAAAATGCTTTGGAAGCTGCAGACTTAGTAATATACACTGGCTCCTTAATAAATGAAGAGCTTTTAAAGTATTGTCGTAGTGATGCTGAACTAATTAATAGTGCTGGATTGGACCTTGTAGAAATGATTGATTTAATGGAAAAAGCCAATAATGAGGGCAAATATGTTGTGCGCCTACATACTGGTGATCCTAGCTTATATGGGGCTATTGGTGAACAGGCTAATATATTAAGCCAAAAAGACATACCTTTTGAGAATATCCCTGGAGTAAGCTCTTTTTTAGCAGCTGCAGCAAGTGTAAAACGTCAATATACTATACCTGATGGTAGTCAAACTGTGATTATAACACGTATAGAAGGTCGAACACCGGTACCCGAAAAAGAACAATTATCTAAATTAGCTGAGCATCAAGCATCAATGGTCATATTTCTTTCAGTTAGTATGATAGATAACGTAGTAGAAGAGCTCTTGCAAGAATATAAACCAGATACGCCAATAGCGGTAGTAGAAAAAGCATCTTGGCCGGATGAAAGAGTAGTTAAAGGAACATTATCTAATATTGCACAGCTGGTTAAGGAAAACCAAATAACTAAAACAGCTTTAATTTTGGTAGGAGAATTTCTAGAGAAGACTGGTGTATCAAAGCTATACAGTAAGGATTTTGAACATGAATACAGAGCAAGTAAATAA
- the cobK gene encoding precorrin-6A reductase — translation MILVLAGTTEGREILLEIKARGWPYIASLYSDYGAKILSEVHEDRLINGPLGKKGLSELVIEKQIKVIVDTTHPFATEISQNAINTAKQLKLPYIRLERKQFDIKESSLVKKIHSLEEIKPYLLNELTVFSTLGSNSLPALIPIIKSKNAKLFIRVIPNSQILKQCEKLGLNKNQIIAKQGPFSIEDNMKMFKHVNANLILSKESGVEGGLDTKIAAAKALKTPHLILARPNINYPIAYNSYEDVIKYLSNIY, via the coding sequence ATGATTCTGGTATTAGCCGGAACAACTGAAGGGCGAGAAATTTTACTGGAAATAAAAGCACGTGGTTGGCCTTATATTGCATCATTATATAGTGATTATGGAGCTAAAATACTAAGTGAGGTTCATGAAGATAGACTAATAAATGGACCATTAGGAAAAAAAGGTTTAAGTGAACTGGTTATAGAAAAACAAATAAAAGTTATTGTAGATACTACTCATCCATTTGCAACTGAAATAAGCCAAAATGCTATTAATACAGCTAAACAACTAAAGTTACCTTATATTAGACTAGAAAGAAAACAATTTGATATTAAGGAGAGTTCTTTAGTAAAAAAGATACATTCATTAGAAGAAATTAAACCATATTTGTTAAATGAACTCACTGTTTTTAGCACCTTAGGGTCTAATAGTTTACCTGCTTTAATTCCTATAATTAAAAGTAAAAATGCAAAATTATTTATAAGAGTAATCCCCAATTCACAAATATTAAAACAATGTGAAAAATTAGGCCTAAACAAGAATCAAATAATTGCTAAACAGGGACCGTTTAGTATAGAAGATAATATGAAAATGTTTAAACATGTAAACGCAAATCTAATTCTTAGTAAAGAAAGCGGAGTAGAAGGCGGCTTAGACACTAAAATAGCTGCTGCTAAAGCCTTAAAAACTCCTCATTTAATTTTAGCAAGACCTAACATAAATTATCCAATAGCCTACAATTCCTATGAAGATGTAATTAAGTACTTAAGTAACATATATTGA
- a CDS encoding precorrin-8X methylmutase: protein MEIIWNPFAIEKKSMEIVDELLENAPEFPPDQKAIIKRIVHATGDPDLVNNIVFHPDAINEGIEALQNKSNIFVDVNMLKAGISLNELQKYGGSVVCSIADEYIKQIAKDLNTSRAAAAIRSHSGELNGAIIAIGNAPTALFEVLQMAEEGIKPALIIGTPVGFVGAKESKEMLIEQNNIPFITVTGTRGGSPIAAAVMNAILRLGGNNNA from the coding sequence ATGGAAATAATTTGGAATCCTTTTGCAATAGAAAAGAAGAGTATGGAGATAGTTGATGAACTATTAGAAAATGCTCCTGAATTTCCACCAGATCAAAAAGCTATTATAAAAAGAATTGTCCATGCTACTGGAGATCCTGATCTAGTTAACAATATAGTATTTCATCCAGATGCGATCAATGAAGGAATAGAAGCCTTACAAAACAAATCTAATATTTTTGTTGATGTTAATATGCTAAAGGCTGGTATTTCATTAAATGAACTACAAAAATATGGTGGTTCGGTAGTTTGTTCAATTGCTGATGAATATATTAAACAGATTGCCAAAGATTTAAATACCAGTAGAGCTGCGGCAGCTATAAGAAGTCATTCGGGAGAATTAAATGGAGCGATTATAGCTATTGGTAATGCTCCTACTGCATTATTTGAAGTATTGCAAATGGCTGAGGAAGGAATCAAGCCAGCTTTAATTATTGGAACTCCAGTAGGTTTCGTAGGGGCAAAAGAATCAAAAGAAATGTTAATAGAGCAGAATAATATACCATTTATAACCGTTACTGGGACAAGGGGTGGAAGTCCTATAGCTGCTGCTGTTATGAACGCTATTCTGCGTTTAGGAGGAAACAATAATGCATGA
- the cobI gene encoding precorrin-2 C(20)-methyltransferase: MDKGKLYAIGVGPGDPELLTLKAKRILEAVDYLFIPVSREDKRSIAFSIITKVVKKDWKIIEVLVPMTNDLVILQESWDETAKKISEVLDQGRDCAYITLGDPGTYSSFSYIHKSLVALMPNLKVEIIPGITSYQAISAWVNKPLVEGQENLTIVPAVQNREKISTQLDNFDNIVFLKAGKKYREIDEILKQKGISARLTLASRFGFEDGFYTEDLNELNGKELDYLTSLLVKK, translated from the coding sequence TTGGATAAGGGCAAGCTCTATGCTATAGGTGTTGGACCTGGGGATCCTGAATTACTAACATTAAAGGCAAAACGGATTTTAGAGGCAGTTGACTATCTTTTTATTCCTGTATCTAGGGAGGACAAAAGAAGTATAGCTTTTTCAATTATTACAAAAGTAGTGAAAAAGGACTGGAAAATTATAGAGGTTCTAGTACCAATGACAAATGACTTGGTTATTTTACAAGAAAGTTGGGATGAAACTGCCAAAAAAATAAGCGAGGTATTAGATCAGGGAAGGGATTGTGCGTATATAACCCTAGGAGACCCTGGGACTTACAGCTCTTTTAGTTATATACATAAATCATTAGTAGCTTTAATGCCTAATTTAAAAGTAGAAATAATTCCTGGTATTACTTCTTATCAAGCTATTTCTGCATGGGTAAATAAACCATTAGTTGAAGGTCAAGAAAATTTAACTATTGTACCAGCAGTACAAAATAGAGAAAAAATATCTACTCAGTTGGATAATTTTGATAATATAGTTTTTTTAAAGGCAGGAAAAAAATATCGGGAAATTGATGAGATACTAAAGCAAAAAGGAATCTCTGCTAGACTTACTTTAGCTAGTAGATTTGGTTTTGAAGATGGGTTTTACACCGAGGACTTAAACGAACTTAATGGTAAGGAATTAGATTACTTGACAAGTTTGTTAGTAAAAAAATGA